From a single Pelobacter seleniigenes DSM 18267 genomic region:
- a CDS encoding phosphoglucomutase/phosphomannomutase family protein: protein MTHIKFGTSGWRGIFCEDFTLDNVRIVTQAIADHLHDEGLAGQGVVIGYDARFMGAEFARETARVLAGAGIKSFFCKRDTPTPVISYELLRRKAAGAINFTASHNPHNYNGIKFSPAWGGPALPETTNDIEKRANAMLGEIVYKDISLEQATEKGLFEEIDPREGYFARIKDLVDLPAIAASGMRLAVNPLYGAGRGYLDRILAEAGVDIVTVNDHLDPYFGGEPPEPAEAHIKDFIALVRDDDSIGLGIATDGDADRFGIIDSDGSFIEPNYILALLLDYMIRRKGLTGDAARSVATSHLIDAVARHHGVKLLETPVGFKYIGEYISEGRILIGGEESAGLSIRGHVPEKDGILACLLVAEMVAVEKKTLQELLAELYSRVGEFYTRRINIRLSPELEGSLPDKLANPPQRIGQWAIKEIIRIDGNKFLLEDGSWLLFRKSGTEPVVRLYAEAHSVATLDQLIEAGRDFIVG from the coding sequence ATGACACATATAAAATTTGGGACCTCAGGCTGGCGCGGGATCTTCTGTGAGGACTTCACTCTCGATAACGTCCGTATCGTCACCCAGGCCATTGCTGATCATCTGCATGATGAAGGGCTGGCTGGCCAAGGGGTGGTGATCGGTTACGACGCGCGTTTCATGGGCGCCGAATTCGCCCGCGAGACAGCGCGGGTTCTGGCAGGTGCTGGGATTAAGAGCTTTTTCTGCAAACGTGATACCCCGACCCCGGTGATTTCATACGAACTGCTTCGCCGCAAAGCCGCCGGGGCTATCAACTTTACCGCCAGCCATAATCCGCATAATTATAACGGGATTAAGTTTTCACCGGCCTGGGGTGGCCCGGCTCTGCCGGAAACCACCAATGATATCGAGAAGCGAGCCAACGCCATGCTGGGGGAAATTGTCTATAAGGATATTTCCCTGGAGCAGGCCACTGAGAAAGGCCTGTTTGAAGAGATTGACCCGCGTGAAGGCTATTTTGCGCGGATCAAGGATTTAGTCGACCTGCCGGCCATTGCCGCCTCCGGAATGAGGCTCGCAGTCAATCCGCTTTACGGAGCGGGGCGCGGCTATCTGGATCGCATTCTCGCCGAGGCTGGTGTAGATATCGTGACTGTCAACGACCATCTTGACCCTTATTTCGGCGGCGAGCCGCCGGAGCCAGCCGAAGCGCATATCAAGGATTTCATTGCCCTGGTTCGTGATGATGATTCCATCGGACTTGGCATCGCCACTGATGGTGATGCGGATCGTTTCGGAATTATTGACAGTGACGGCAGCTTTATTGAGCCGAATTACATTCTGGCCTTGTTGCTCGATTATATGATCCGCCGCAAAGGACTCACAGGCGATGCCGCCCGGAGTGTTGCGACCTCACATCTTATTGATGCCGTGGCCCGGCATCACGGGGTCAAGCTGCTGGAAACGCCGGTCGGTTTCAAATATATCGGTGAATATATCAGTGAAGGGCGCATTCTGATCGGTGGTGAAGAGAGCGCAGGGCTCAGCATCAGAGGGCACGTTCCGGAGAAGGATGGCATCCTCGCCTGTCTGCTGGTGGCGGAAATGGTTGCCGTGGAAAAGAAAACCCTGCAGGAACTCCTTGCCGAGCTGTATTCCCGGGTCGGTGAGTTCTATACCCGGCGGATCAATATTCGCCTGTCGCCGGAACTGGAAGGGAGCCTGCCCGACAAACTGGCCAATCCGCCGCAGCGCATCGGTCAGTGGGCAATCAAGGAGATTATCCGAATCGACGGTAACAAGTTTCTTCTTGAAGACGGTTCCTGGTTGCTGTTCCGCAAGTCTGGAACCGAACCGGTGGTTCGCCTGTATGCCGAGGCCCATAGTGTCGCCACGCTTGATCAGTTGATTGAAGCCGGGCGTGATTTTATCGTTGGCTGA
- a CDS encoding cation diffusion facilitator family transporter, with protein MAHQHSHNTKNYNRAFAIGVTLNLIFVFVEGGFGVFADSVALIADAGHNLSDVLSLLLAWGATILAGQGTSRLRTYGLQKITIMASLASAVLLCVTLGGIAWEAFGRLQNPQPVAGTTMILVSGVGVVVNTLTALLFMSGQKHDLNLRGAFLHMASDAGISLGVVVSGCLILVTGWVLIDPLVSLLIVLVVLYGTWGLLRDSLNLAVDSVPRHIDIDGIIAYFDSLEDVARFHDLHVWPLSTTEVALTVHLSVTSPELRPGFLSGIQTALQERFDIAHSTIQVEIEGDESCLLTSGDCC; from the coding sequence ATGGCCCATCAGCACTCCCATAATACCAAAAATTACAATCGTGCATTTGCCATCGGTGTGACTCTTAACCTGATTTTTGTTTTCGTCGAGGGCGGCTTTGGGGTGTTTGCCGACTCTGTGGCACTGATTGCGGATGCCGGACATAACCTGAGCGATGTTCTCAGTCTTCTGCTGGCCTGGGGTGCCACGATCCTGGCGGGCCAGGGAACCAGCCGTCTGCGCACGTATGGTTTGCAAAAAATAACCATAATGGCTTCCCTGGCCAGTGCTGTCCTGCTCTGTGTTACTTTGGGTGGGATTGCCTGGGAAGCTTTTGGCCGTTTGCAGAACCCTCAGCCGGTCGCAGGCACCACCATGATCCTTGTTTCAGGGGTTGGTGTGGTTGTCAACACGTTGACGGCATTGCTGTTTATGTCAGGACAGAAGCATGACCTGAATTTACGGGGGGCCTTTCTCCATATGGCCAGCGATGCGGGGATATCATTGGGAGTGGTTGTCTCCGGCTGTTTGATTCTGGTCACAGGTTGGGTGCTGATAGACCCCTTGGTCAGCCTGTTGATTGTCCTCGTCGTTCTTTACGGGACTTGGGGGTTGCTGCGTGATTCGCTTAACCTGGCTGTTGATTCCGTGCCCCGACATATCGACATCGATGGCATTATTGCTTATTTTGACAGCCTTGAAGATGTTGCCCGCTTCCATGATCTGCATGTCTGGCCTCTTAGCACGACAGAGGTTGCACTGACGGTTCATCTGAGTGTGACCAGTCCGGAACTCAGGCCCGGTTTCTTAAGTGGTATCCAGACTGCTCTGCAGGAGCGTTTCGATATTGCCCACTCCACCATTCAAGTGGAAATTGAGGGGGATGAAAGTTGTTTGTTGACATCTGGGGACTGCTGTTGA